The following are encoded together in the Planococcus antarcticus DSM 14505 genome:
- a CDS encoding proline dehydrogenase family protein, giving the protein MGVTKSFFIALSKNQVLNSAAKKWGLKLGAGKMVAGTDIQSMMQSVKELNSNGISATIDSLGEFVHTKEEAVRAKDAILRTLEAIQSHSVNAHMSVKLTQIGLDIDPAFCLQNIQEIVAAAEKYDIFINLDMEDYAHLQQTLDILEALLKQYENVGTVIQAYLYRSEKDVENLQNVRLRLVKGAYKESVEVSLQEKKEIDENYLKLIKIHLQAPGYTSIATHDHHIIGQVKTFIKEKNIPLDSFEFQMLYGFRSEMQKDLAKEGFAFTTYVPFGQDWYAYYMRRLAERPQNINLALKSLVSR; this is encoded by the coding sequence GTGGGTGTAACAAAGAGCTTTTTCATTGCGTTGTCTAAAAATCAGGTGTTAAACAGCGCCGCTAAAAAATGGGGCTTGAAATTAGGGGCCGGTAAAATGGTTGCTGGAACTGATATTCAAAGTATGATGCAGTCGGTAAAAGAACTAAATTCGAATGGAATTAGCGCAACAATCGATAGTCTTGGTGAATTTGTGCATACTAAAGAGGAAGCGGTACGAGCCAAAGATGCTATCCTGCGAACACTAGAAGCTATTCAGAGTCATAGTGTGAATGCACATATGTCTGTTAAGTTGACACAAATCGGTTTGGACATCGATCCCGCCTTCTGTCTTCAAAATATCCAAGAAATTGTCGCTGCTGCTGAAAAATACGATATTTTCATCAATTTGGATATGGAAGATTATGCTCACCTGCAGCAAACACTCGATATTCTCGAAGCTCTGCTCAAGCAATACGAAAATGTCGGCACAGTTATCCAAGCCTATCTATACCGATCCGAAAAAGACGTGGAAAACTTGCAGAATGTCCGTCTCCGTCTTGTAAAAGGCGCTTATAAAGAAAGCGTAGAAGTTTCTCTTCAGGAGAAAAAAGAAATCGATGAAAATTATTTGAAGCTGATCAAGATCCATCTTCAAGCTCCTGGATACACGTCAATCGCGACGCACGATCATCATATTATTGGACAGGTTAAAACATTTATAAAAGAAAAAAATATCCCATTGGACAGCTTCGAATTCCAGATGCTCTACGGGTTTCGTTCAGAAATGCAAAAAGACCTGGCAAAAGAAGGTTTTGCTTTCACCACCTATGTTCCTTTTGGCCAGGACTGGTATGCCTACTATATGAGAAGATTGGCTGAAAGGCCTCAAAACATCAATTTGGCATTAAAAAGTTTAGTTTCAAGATAA